The following DNA comes from Girardinichthys multiradiatus isolate DD_20200921_A chromosome 2, DD_fGirMul_XY1, whole genome shotgun sequence.
ccaaaaccagttctgatgCATTTTTGGGATCATTTTTCTGTTGAAACACCCAGGTATATCCTAGCATTGATGATCAGACGTAACCTATGACTATCAGAATAAAGGAAATTGGTCAGGATGTCAAGCGAAATCCAGGGAACTTAGAAACTGAAGGATGCTGGAACccaggtgtcactgtccacAGGGAAGTGGGTCTAACATCAACATGGACTAAGAAAACAAAGACATGGCAAGATCAAAAAAGCCTGATTGTAATTTACAGCTGCTGGTATAGACAGGCCAAATGCCTTTTAGAGGAATGTTTTATAGTCAGAGAACACAAAGATTACGCTAGGTTGCCTCATTGATAGGAATGGTGTTTGAATGGGTCAAGATGAGGCTTTACACCTAAAAACACTGTATCACCAAGCATGGCGCATGGCATAGTGGTAGACTGTGCAACCCATAtatggaggcctcagtcctcagGGCAGCTATCCTGGGTTTGAGTCAGAACCCCAGGAACCTAtgccgcatgtcttccccctctccaCCCCCCTGTCTGCCTACTCtggaaaaataactaaaataaaggcctctagtgctgcaaaaaaaaaacaacaacaacaacaacacagtaccacctatcaagcatggtgatggtagcatcatgctgaggggttgTTTCACTACCAGTTGTACTAATGCATTGCACAAAGTTGGAAGAGTAATGAAAAAGGAAGACTAGATTCATTCCTCAACTTTACCTGCAATCATCAGTGAGATGGTTGAGGCTTTGAAACATCAAAGTGTTTCAACAGGACCCTGACTCCATGTAACCCTCTTACTAGAACTGCAAATATTTCCTTTACAAGAAGCACACGTTCACCTGCTCCTTGGCTTTCTTTTCCTCTTGCTCCTTCTTCCtctgcttctcctcctcctccaggattttcctcctctcctctctcttccTCTTTAGCTCCTCCAGTTCAGCTTCTGCATTGTGCTGCTTCTGCTTCATCTTCTCGAGCTCCTCGGTTTCCGTGTTGTTCCGTCGCTGTTTCAGCTCCAGCAGCTTACGCTCTGCCTCCTGACGCTCAGCATCATCTGCCTTGCTGGAAGGAACACTGTCCCTGCTAGCACAGTATTGTAAATCCATTATTTCTACCAGCACTGAACATTAAAGAGTGTCGAATTACAGTAGGTCCTCTGTCAGCTTAGCATTAATTTTGTGTATCAGTGACTCTAATTCAAGTTTATTTACATGGAgcgtaaaagtaaaaaagtggaaaaaactgCTATAGATGTGCAAAACACATTAACACATTATTTGCCcgtccaataataataataaaagtgtggggaaacattttttcaagttttaccttgatgttttttctgttttcttcagttTATTCTCAAAGATGGCTCCATTCAGTTTGGGAGGTTCATTCTTGAATAAAGAGGAAGAACTAGTTACACATATTACCTAAGCTGAAGGAAAAAACACAGTGCAAGTGAGAAATGTCTATACCCTCATCATAGACAAGAGTATCATCTATTGTTGAGAtatatctgtttttttcagGATGAAATGATCATAGAGACTGTAGTCTGTAGGACCTGGAAGATTCTGGAACATCACTGTTCTTGTCCACAGTGAAGCCAGTTTTAAATTGCTATGACCCAAGAGGGTGCTGATCAAGAATGAAGCCTGTGTTAGAAAAACTTCTTTCAGGCTCAATTGAAATTTGCAGATGtcaaaaaagacaaagatgtccagatgtcttctggagaaaatatttatgaagagacaaagattgagctatTTGGCCAGATTGATGAAGTCTGTTTGGAGGAGTGACGTTGTGGGTAAGCACGGTGGTGGCATCATACTGCTATGGAGACAGTTTTGCTGTCACATGCACTGGAGCATTGCACAAAATGGgtgaaaaaaacagatcatagTTGGGTTTTTCAACAAGAAAATTAAACCAAATACACAATACTCAAATAGCCCTAACCCAACTGAAAATATATGGCCGTCCTTAAATGTCTGGCTCAGGCCAGAAAACTAACCAGTTTAATGATCTCTACCTAATCCTAATAAGAACTGTGGTCAAATATCTGAATTATGCCACCTTGTTAATGACTACAAAAAGTTTATGGTTTCTTTGCAGTTTGCTAATGGATATTTATCCAGATATTAATGGAGCTGTTTGTCTATCTTTATGCCTGTATGTAGGATTCTGGCTCTGTGTTTGTAGAACGTCCAGAACAACTTTAAACTTTCCGACCCAATTCCGGTTATCTAAAATAATTGAAGTTATCTTCGTAGCACCCATTCATAAATTCAAACATATTTATACCaccaaaaaaatatacatttttaaaggtgtATTTCAATGCTGATGCCCATGATCAGGGTATGTAAACCTTTGATTGGTACTTTAAATACAAAGAACTACTAGTTTTGCTTTACCTTCTCTTTGAAGCCAAGTTTCTTTGGTTTCTCCTCCTAGACAGAAAAGGAACAGACAGATAAACAATGATAATGACTAAAGCATTGTAATCTATGGATAATAGCAGCTCTTCTATGAATGTGATGATTCTGAGACTGCCCTGTGCCCTCagcataaaaacagaataaatctgataatctataaaatcaaaataactgTCTTCTAGTGTCTGTtataatacaaataatgtttcttcCTTAATGACAACCTGAATACTGGAGTTTTTGCTGTAAGTCACATTCCTacctcctttttcttcttcttctcttcggCCTCTCTCTTTTTGCGATTATCctcctcttcttttttcttcttctcttctgcctcctttttcctcttctcctcctcatctttctttttctcctccatctcccttttcctcctctcctcttcctTCTGTTTCTGTTCTGCGTCTTGTTTTCTcctgtcttcttgtttcttcttctcttccatctcctttttcagcttgtcctcttcttcttttttcttcttctcctccagcTCTATCTTCCTtagcttctcctcctcctcctttatcTTCTGGTCTTCAGTCTTTTgcctctgtttttcttcttcttttctcatcttctcctccatctcttttCTATGTCTTTCCTCCTCTTCCCTTTTCAGCCTTTCTTCCTCTTcctgttttagtttttctgcCTCATCTTTCTTTTGTCTCTCCTCCATCTCCCTACTATGTCtttcctcttcttcatctttcattttttcttttatttcctttctttctttttcttcttcctctttattGTGCTTCTCTTCCATCTCcctttgttgtttttcctcatcttctctttttttctgttcttcctcttcctttattttcctttcttcttcttctctctttgctttttcctccatttcctttttctgcctctcttcctcctccatccttagcttttcttccacttctttGCGTTgtctttcctcctcctctttcctcttcctttcttcttcctccttgTTTTGATCAGGAACAGCTTCCTCCTCAGCATCATTCTTCTCTGAATCAGGTTCCCCAGGCTCCACTTCAGTTGTTACCTTCTTCTCTTCAGTCTCCTAAAAATAAGTTACATATGAACATTCTAGTAATATGCTGATATCTATAAAGAGAAAATAGCTATTTCTTCTTTTCTATTACTATTAATACTTATACATGAAAAATACAATCACTTCTTATCTCACCTTCTCATCCTCCTTGttttcctcttcctccctccccCAAGAGTTAATTTCAGTATCTGTGACTTCTTCCTCAGCAGACTTCTCCTCTGTTTTCCCATCTTCCTCCTCTGTctgtttgttgctgttgttaATGGAGGATTGCTCCTGCAGGCTGTTGTCCATGCCGTTTGTGGAGATGATTGAAGGGTCAAGGTCCTTCTGCCTCTCCATAGCCTCCTTCATTCTCTTCTGCCTGCGCTCTTCCCTCTTGGCCAGACGCTCCAGCAAAGCCTGGTCGTCCTCTGCTCCTCCAGTAGCAGTTGTAGAGGATTCGATCTCTGTCACGCTGAAAGAACATGAGTACATTTTTTCATAAGACTTGAAAATTTTTACATAGGTTCACAGTTCTGACTACAATCAAATGTCACATCAATGAGTGGATGCTTTATCAGCTTTGGTGAAACAGAGAAAATGCTTTAGCCTTAAACTGCGGAGGCTCAGAGTGAATTAttgttgccaaaataaaaaatatccttTATGAAAAAACCTTTTACAGAAAACATCTTTGGTAGCACTACATAATACAGCCTGCACCTCCCAGGAACTTCCAAAATATTCCTGGATGTTTTCAGGTACTTTCCAGACCTTTCATGAAACTAGCCTGTTAAAACTTTCAAGGGCCACTGCTTCAAAAGTTGTGGGATTGTTTATGATCCATTTATTAGATTGCGCAAAGTGGCACCATTTAAATAGATAACTGTTCTGGTGAGTGTGCCCAGTAGTTTTTAACATTGGTGTTGCATGGGATGTTATACTAACTGATGATTACTAGCACAccttaaaaaaaagtgtttactTTATGTTGACAGTATTCTTGCAatgataaacacaaaaataagcaAAGGTTACAGTACTCTACTGTTAACATATGAACAGCTGCATTGGAAATATTGGTTGTAAGTTTCCATTACATAGAATATAAATCCCATGTCTATCTAAAAGGCCCTGGGAAATTAGCTTTCTTGTGCAACTGTCCTGTACCTGTTAGCGTTGATCAGGTCCATTGTCCCAGACTCCTCCATGtctctcattttctttctttcttctcttgCACGTCTCCTTCTCTCCCGAgcctcctcatcatcatcatcattactGTAAACACCCCTTAAACAACATGCAAACAGAACATGTTCACATTAACAGCAGAGAAATAAAtctattagttgtttttttttccaataaggAGGAGTTTATTCTAACAGTTAAACATTATGGATTAAAAAGCAAAGATTTATGTCACTTCATTGAAAAAAGGATTTTCCAACTTGTGAACCATTAATTAGATGAGTGAGTCTGTAAGATGTTGAAGAGAACTTCTTTTctggaaaaaactaaaaatacattGAGCAAATCTAAGGTATTGCCTCCTTCtttataacaaaaacaaaagacctGAACAGCAACAGTACAGGGGCGGATCTACGGGGGCGAATGGGAGGCAACTGCCTCCCTGCTGTAGAGCCTTGCGCCCCTACTTTTATGTCCTTAAAATATCAAGAATCACTAATAGCCTGTTTGTCCAAAAGCCTCTTACAACCTTCACATTAAACATTAAGTAACCGAAAAAATATTTATGGGTCGCTATGGCAGGCACCTGTTACTCTCCACCTGTAaactatatacactgctcaaaaaaataaagggaacattcaaataacacatcctagatctgaatgaatgaaatattctcattgaatactttgttctttacaaaattgaatgtgctgacaacaaaaatacacaaaaatcatcaatggaaatcaaatttattaaccaatggaggcctggattgggagtcacacacaaaattaaagtgaaaaaacacactacaggcggatccaactttgatgtaatgtccttaaaacaagtcaaaatgatgctcagtattgtgtatttgtgcagacacatgccaTTGACAACATGTCAAATTGCatggctctggcagtgctcctcctgttcctccttgcacaaaggtggaggtagcggtcctgctgctgggttgttggcctcctacggcctcctccacgtctcctggtgtactggcctgtctcctggtagcgcctccaggctctggacactacgctaacagacacagcaaaccttcttgacacagctcgcattgatgtgccatcctggatgagctgcactacctgagccacttgtgtgggttgtatagtccgtctcatgctaccacgagtgtgaaagcaccaccaatattcaaaagtgaccaaaacatcagccagaaagcatcggtactgagaagtggtctgtggtccccacctgcagaaccactcctttattgagtgtgtcttgttaatcgccaaagatttccccctgttgtctattccatttgcacaacagctgtgaaactgattgtcaatcagtgttgcttcctaagtggacagtttgatttcacagaagtttgatttacttggagttacattgtgttgtttaagtgtacccgttattttatgaaattataGTCCAGGCTTTAAAGATGTAGTCGATTTATGTTATAATCTGATGTTATAATAAAAGCAAATCTTACAACGCAGAAACGCAGTGAAACAGTATTAGATCATTCTAATTGTCGCTACATATTTTTTTAGATCAATGAAGAGGTCCAGTATTGCCACCCTGCCTAGACCTTTTGTGCCTACTTTGCCCCTGCATGTAAAATTTTCTAGATCTGCCACTGAACAGTGACATTaaggtttttagtttttattgttttctactGTTCTTCTTCCATCCGTCCTCTTCCAATATATTAAATAGGATGCTACAAAACCCAAACATAAAGGCCATTAGACACAGCAGGGCTCAAAATGTTGTTACATCTAGATGACTGACCAATGGAACATCACATATAAAATAGAGAGAAACAGGATAAATGTTTTGCTGACAGGGGAAGAGAAAGAGATGAAGAGAGCAAAAACTACTAAAACAGCCTGAGAGTATTAGCACAAGTCATGGTGTGCTGAAATAGAAAGACAGTGAAAACATTCCAGTGTCTGCCACATTTAGAGAGAAGAGAAGCCGATGGGCTGGAGGGCAGGCTGAGTTGACCTGACTGGCAGGAGCTGGCAGAAAGACTGTGAGAAAATAGCTCGGAATGCTCTTTTTGCCGGGGCTCTGATAACACAAATGGCTTCTGATCTGGAATCAAGTCAATTATACTGATTTGATTACAGTATTTACCAAAAATCTTCGTTCAAGTCTTTCAAAAAGTAAACGTCATAGTTctgcattttaagaaaaactcaataaataattttagagcTCTGTACCAAAAAAATTACCCATGAACTAACTGtcattgaaatgtattttttgattcacatggagataaaatcgtaaataatatgttaatctgaGCTCCACAATAAGAGAAACATGAAGCACATTTATACCTGGCcctgtatttgttttgttaaagagttgattttaaatgttattaattGTCAGCAATATACTGCAGACCATAGCTTAACCTATAATATAAAGCATCCAAGCATCATATTCATGTGGGATACTGTGattgaaaaacaatgtttaactttccaaaaccaaatgcttgttcatatttatttcttttttgtgggAACCAAATTTGAACTCTCTTAGCAGAGCTTACCCACTCGTTATATGGTGCATGGATATCTTATGTGAAAGTGGAGCCAAGTTCtgttaaaacacttgtttttcagattttgttggatgttatTTGTGAATCATTGTGCTCACAGCAGTGCCAATTTTTGATAAGGGTAATATGATTCACCACCCATGACAGCATCTTGTCAGGGGTGGCGCAAAAATAAGTTTCTGTCATTCGCAAACTAAGTAAGTTTTTTGTTGCTTATTTAAATGTCAAGTCAATGGGGGTTTGTATCCTCCTATGTTGTGCAGATTCCCTGTTtgatgctgaaaagcttttgCACACATTTTGGAGGAAGCCAGTTGCAGTTATTGATATGGATGACAGGGCTCACTGCCCAGGGCAGCATCTGGGCAGTAGTGGAATAAGTGCTAAACAAATCCTGTAAATTACACACTAAGTGAGTTTTCCAATGCGTATTTGAATGCTCAGCCAATAGGGATGTGGATGTCTTCTTATTTTGTGCAGTTTTCCCTGTTTGCTTCTGAAAAGGTGTTGCCTACATTTGTGGAAGATACTAGAACTACCATTGTGTTCACAATGAACATTTAGACCAGGGAGAGTATTGCTAATCAAACAGCAGTTAATAAAAGTCCTAGTGGTGAACACCTTTTGGAAAAAACTGCATTTGAGGAACAGACCAATTTGTTTGCAGAAAAGTTGTTATTGCTGAAGGAAACTTGAGTCTTGTTTGGCTGTTGCTTATTTTCTCTATTGTCAATACTTCCACTCTCTCCATGTATGAGTCACATAAAACGGACGACCATAAAATTAGCCTTTTGTAAACAGCTCTCACCACGCCAGCTGCATAATTAAGAAATGCTAAGGTTTATTTCTGTGGGCATTTTCCCTTACTGCTTACAGAAAACAAGGAAATCTTATGGTCcagatcaaaaaaaaaaaaaaaaaaaatcaatttcacTCCAGGTTTCAGAGCcatttgagttgtttttttatattgacCTACAGTTATAGAGTTAAATCTCTGTTGCATAAGTCAACATCATAGTTTGAAATCCAATTAAATTCTTTATGAAAAAGTAAGTCATTCATATTTTACAATCCTTTCTAAAGACTTACACAGTACAACTGCCCAAGTTTCAGAAGAACTATCCCTTCTGCAGTTGCAGAGAAGCCACTGGCGTTTTGTAGTAAACGATAATGTGTGACAAATCTTTTTCATTATTCCATCTACTTTGTGCAGTTAACCAGTACCACTGGCAGTAAAACCAACCcaagcatgatgctaccactaccATGACAGTTGATACAGTCCTTTTAGGCTTGAAATCCTCAACTGGCTTTTAAAACACATATCTGTAAACGtttggcttgtccatgtggATAACAGCGAATATAGGCAAAATTCTAGTTGGCATAAATTTGCAGTGTGCCCATTTTGGAGAAGGATATTTTTCTTGGAGGAAAGCCTGTCAAACCATGTTGATGTAATACTGCCATTGTTTGGAGAAAGCACTGATGTACAAAGATCTTCAAGCTCATGATAGGCTAGCTGTTGATCTGAAGCTAAAGAATGTTGCAAGTCTACCtcattttccattttccatCCACTCTAGAAGCCCACACCATGATAGTAACACCAACATGCTTGTGGGTACTGTTTTCTTAGGCTTAAAAGCCCCGAATTGACTCCTCTAAAAATTATTATTCTTGTCATGGTGCACAAATGCCTCAAACTTTGCACATGTCAGCATCTTTTGCACAGTTCAGCTTGGATTTGGGGTTTCTTTCTTTCCCCTGCAGACAGGGACACAGATGCTTCATTAGATTCCAGTTTATGATACCTTTGAGGTTTTGTGGTTCTTGAGCAGTTCTTGAGCATCCTAActaatttctatttttttgggGTGATATTTTGAGTCATATGGTTGAAACATAAACACAATGGGTGTTCTAACAGGAAAATGATTTGGACAGAACTGGTTTTAGAATGGATATAACAGACTAAGCCCCAATATCAACCCTgcattaaaatgattaaaagctCAGTCTGTGGCTGCCAACCCAACAATTTAAACTCTACCATTCTGCCAAGTAAAGCGGCCAAATATCTTGCCAGAATTATACCAGTAGCATTTTAATGGTGACAAAAAAGCATTTGCTCAAGCTAACCTCGTTGAGGTTTATATATCTGCTTGAGCCTGCATGTATAATTTTGGCTTTGTGtggattggaaaaaaaaaaaaacaacaacaaactcaACCATATGTACCCAATTCTTTCAAAATGCATAAAGGTTGTATGTTGTATCATGAACTATTTAAATGCCTCGTTAAAAGACTCATATTAAAATGACAATAATTCCCATaattagtgtatgtaaacttctgacagGAACTCTACATGTATAACTGTGTTCATGTTTGCATTCGAAATCTCTTTCATGTGTGCACATATTTCAGGGTTTACTCACTTTTCTGCGTCCTGACGCATCTGTTCTCTCCTCTGCCTCCTCAGCTCCATGCGCCGGTCAAAGTCGTCGTCCATGTTGCCCCAAGGATTTGG
Coding sequences within:
- the LOC124884171 gene encoding caldesmon-like isoform X2; translation: MDDDFDRRMELRRQRREQMRQDAEKGVYSNDDDDEEARERRRRAREERKKMRDMEESGTMDLINANSVTEIESSTTATGGAEDDQALLERLAKREERRQKRMKEAMERQKDLDPSIISTNGMDNSLQEQSSINNSNKQTEEEDGKTEEKSAEEEVTDTEINSWGREEEENKEDEKETEEKKVTTEVEPGEPDSEKNDAEEEAVPDQNKEEEERKRKEEEERQRKEVEEKLRMEEEERQKKEMEEKAKREEEERKIKEEEEQKKREDEEKQQREMEEKHNKEEEEKERKEIKEKMKDEEEERHSREMEERQKKDEAEKLKQEEEERLKREEEERHRKEMEEKMRKEEEKQRQKTEDQKIKEEEEKLRKIELEEKKKKEEEDKLKKEMEEKKKQEDRRKQDAEQKQKEEERRKREMEEKKKDEEEKRKKEAEEKKKKEEEDNRKKREAEEKKKKKEEEKPKKLGFKEKNEPPKLNGAIFENKLKKTEKTSRDSVPSSKADDAERQEAERKLLELKQRRNNTETEELEKMKQKQHNAEAELEELKRKREERRKILEEEEKQRKKEQEEKKAKEQEERKRMKEEIEKRRAEAAEKKKQMGEEAAKPDFTISPKGSSKIGEKAEFLNKSALKSPTRLSHTPLVPKIGNRLEQFTSAIQGNKEVKSPKSPLADIPAGGTRNIKSMWEKGIVSSPLESPAPANKDVVGIRGSVAGRVNSLKAKPAETEKTPAPAPASAPAPAAATSPPPAAKPAEAKPGEVGKRGMWETKRASTPAKVAVGGKSKFN
- the LOC124884171 gene encoding caldesmon-like isoform X1; translated protein: MDDDFDRRMELRRQRREQMRQDAEKGVYSNDDDDEEARERRRRAREERKKMRDMEESGTMDLINANSVTEIESSTTATGGAEDDQALLERLAKREERRQKRMKEAMERQKDLDPSIISTNGMDNSLQEQSSINNSNKQTEEEDGKTEEKSAEEEVTDTEINSWGREEEENKEDEKETEEKKVTTEVEPGEPDSEKNDAEEEAVPDQNKEEEERKRKEEEERQRKEVEEKLRMEEEERQKKEMEEKAKREEEERKIKEEEEQKKREDEEKQQREMEEKHNKEEEEKERKEIKEKMKDEEEERHSREMEERQKKDEAEKLKQEEEERLKREEEERHRKEMEEKMRKEEEKQRQKTEDQKIKEEEEKLRKIELEEKKKKEEEDKLKKEMEEKKKQEDRRKQDAEQKQKEEERRKREMEEKKKDEEEKRKKEAEEKKKKEEEDNRKKREAEEKKKKKEEEKPKKLGFKEKNEPPKLNGAIFENKLKKTEKTSSRDSVPSSKADDAERQEAERKLLELKQRRNNTETEELEKMKQKQHNAEAELEELKRKREERRKILEEEEKQRKKEQEEKKAKEQEERKRMKEEIEKRRAEAAEKKKQMGEEAAKPDFTISPKGSSKIGEKAEFLNKSALKSPTRLSHTPLVPKIGNRLEQFTSAIQGNKEVKSPKSPLADIPAGGTRNIKSMWEKGIVSSPLESPAPANKDVVGIRGSVAGRVNSLKAKPAETEKTPAPAPASAPAPAAATSPPPAAKPAEAKPGEVGKRGMWETKRASTPAKVAVGGKSKFN